TGTGACATACCGAGTGCCATTTCCAATTTCTTCCATTCAGCATCACTTGGCAAATGCCAGCCATCTGGACAAACATCGCAGGCAGTTTCCCAGTCGTATAGATAACCGTAAGTTTCTAGATTTGCATCATCATTATCGTAAGCCCAAAAGTTCCCGCTTGATGATGCATAAGCGAGGTTCTCTGCCATCCATTCTTGATTGCCGATGACTACCGTTTGGTAAACCTTGCCATCACGCAGGTCGGTAAAAGTGTCTTGTGTTGTAAAAGACATGGCACTGCCATAACCAGTAACTGCACTGTTGGTAGCGTAGGCTCTTAAATAGTAGGTTGTGTTTGGCTCTAAATCGGTAACACTAGTTGTAAAAATTCCTGCACTTGCACCATCCTCTGTTTTGTTGTCTTCGATAGTCGGGTTTTCGTTTGTACTCCAACAAACACCACGAGCAGTCACTGTTATTCCACCATCATCGGTTATATTTCCGCCTGATGTAGCTGTGTTTGGGGTAATCTCTGTTACCTCTGTAGTGGATAGGACAGGAAGGTTTTCTAATCCATCGTCATCATCTTTATTGCAATTAATTGCAAATACTAAA
The sequence above is drawn from the Bacteroidota bacterium genome and encodes:
- a CDS encoding FISUMP domain-containing protein, with translation MKNKKRFMRLALLLMGVFLVFAINCNKDDDDGLENLPVLSTTEVTEITPNTATSGGNITDDGGITVTARGVCWSTNENPTIEDNKTEDGASAGIFTTSVTDLEPNTTYYLRAYATNSAVTGYGSAMSFTTQDTFTDLRDGKVYQTVVIGNQEWMAENLAYASSSGNFWAYDNDDANLETYGYLYDWETACDVCPDGWHLPSDAEWKKLEMALGMSQADADDKGWRGTNEGSKLAGNAGLWYDGDLENDAGFGTSGFTALPGGSRYYKGTFNGIGDIGSWWSATGYYTSYAWFRNMSCDFSYVHLSYTYKDYGFSVRCVRD